In the genome of Cryptomeria japonica chromosome 8, Sugi_1.0, whole genome shotgun sequence, one region contains:
- the LOC131030475 gene encoding aspartic proteinase PCS1: MVLAKMVAVAAFMSIFTLLLMAESVEPSILNISQAFLLNSDTESRFTLPLFSVPTSNPPSFLINAAATAAKADAPVSRSAFSYNDITLMTEVTMGNPPQRQKMVVDTGSELSWLNCKLGTSFPSFNPSISSSYISIPCNSAICTEKTTDFPVPANCDEKKLCHYIYSYADGTENEGNLGSDLINLPALKIPGFVFGCSVSDPMAETPGLMGLNQGALSLISQLKFTHKFSYCITDPQASPAATGVLLFGDSPFGNSLQYTSLLNISLPLPYFNRAAYTVKLQGIKVGNKLLPIPKSVFLPDHTGAGQTMIDSGTQFTLLLGDAYTPLKNEFVQQNRARINPMTSNVVFQGALDLCYDLPAGSSQFPQVTPVTLLFDSAQLILQSQQLLYRVPNATGAAIPKGREIYCFTFGNSDLVPVEANIIGNHHQQNLWIEYDLQNSRIGFGQARCDAN; this comes from the coding sequence ATGGTCCTTGCAAAAATGGTTGCAGTAGCAGCTTTTATGTCGATCTTCACATTGTTATTAATGGCAGAATCTGTTGAACCCAGTATCTTGAACATCAGCCAAGCCTTTCTGTTGAATTCAGATACAGAGTCTCGCTTCACACTGCCTCTTTTCTCAGTACCCACTTCAAATCCCCCCTCGTTCCTCATCAACGCCGCCGCCACCGCCGCCAAAGCCGATGCCCCTGTTAGCAGATCCGCATTCAGCTACAATGATATTACTCTCATGACAGAAGTGACGATGGGAAATCCACCACAGAGGCAAAAAATGGTGGTGGACACAGGAAGCGAGCTCTCCTGGCTCAACTGCAAATTGGGCACCAGCTTTCCCTCATTCAATCCATCTATTTCTTCCTCCTACATTTCCATCCCCTGCAACTCTGCAATCTGCACAGAAAAAACAACGGATTTCCCAGTCCCTGCAAACTGCGATGAAAAGAAGCTCTGCCATTACATTTACTCATATGCAGACGGCACAGAGAATGAAGGGAATCTGGGAAGTGATTTAATCAATCTTCCAGCTCTGAAAATTCCAGGCTTTGTATTTGGCTGCTCTGTCTCGGACCCAATGGCAGAAACCCCTGGTCTTATGGGGCTCAATCAGGGAGCGCTTTCTTTGATTTCTCAGCTAAAGTTTACCCACAAATTCTCTTACTGTATTACTGATCCACAAGCTTCCCCTGCTGCTACAGGAGTCCTTCTGTTTGGCGATTCCCCATTTGGGAACTCCTTACAATACACATCTCTCCTGAATATTTCTCTTCCCCTGCCTTACTTCAACAGGGCTGCATATACCGTGAAATTACAGGGCATTAAGGTCGGAAACAAGCTTTTGCCGATTCCAAAATCAGTTTTTTTGCCTGATCACACAGGTGCCGGGCAGACCATGATAGATTCCGGCACCCAATTCACGCTACTTCTCGGCGACGCCTACACGCCCCTCAAGAACGAATTTGTGCAGCAGAACAGAGCCCGAATTAATCCGATGACCAGCAATGTGGTTTTTCAGGGAGCTCTTGATCTCTGCTACGATTTGCCGGCGGGTTCTTCACAGTTTCCACAGGTCACGCCGGTCACTCTTCTTTTCGACTCTGCCCAGCTCATATTGCAGAGCCAGCAATTGCTTTACCGCGTACCCAACGCCACCGGCGCCGCCATTCCCAAAGGTCGGGAGATTTACTGCTTCACATTTGGGAATTCTGATTTGGTTCCCGTGGAGGCCAACATCATCGGGAATCACCACCAGCAGAATTTGTGGATCGAGTACGATCTTCAGAATTCTCGTATCGGATTTGGGCAGGCAAGATGTGATGCCAATTGA